One window from the genome of Alkalihalobacillus sp. LMS6 encodes:
- a CDS encoding N-acetylmuramoyl-L-alanine amidase: protein MTRIFLDPGHGGSDPGAVGNGLQEKTLTLAIATRIRDILLNEYQGVEVRMSRTNDVFVGLTERTQQANAWNANYFMSIHINAGGGTGFESFIHTNAGAETARLQGIIHPAIMQQMNVTNRGQKRANFAVLRTSNMPAILTENLFIDRAADADLLRSSAFLDRVARGHVNGLAQAFNLQRGGGGGGTIYRVQVGAFSVRANADQQQARLRADGYESIIVQSGSLFLVQAGAFSVRANADALASELRGRGYDATVVSG from the coding sequence ATGACAAGAATTTTTCTAGATCCAGGACATGGTGGAAGTGACCCAGGTGCAGTAGGAAACGGGTTACAAGAAAAAACGCTAACACTAGCAATTGCAACACGTATTCGAGATATTCTACTAAATGAATATCAAGGTGTTGAAGTTCGTATGAGCCGAACAAACGATGTATTTGTCGGGTTAACCGAACGGACACAGCAAGCCAATGCATGGAATGCCAACTACTTTATGTCCATTCACATTAATGCAGGTGGTGGTACAGGCTTTGAATCGTTTATTCATACGAATGCAGGAGCAGAAACGGCGCGTCTGCAAGGCATTATTCATCCTGCCATTATGCAACAGATGAATGTGACGAACCGGGGTCAAAAACGAGCAAACTTTGCTGTATTACGAACGTCTAATATGCCAGCAATCTTAACTGAAAACCTCTTTATAGACCGTGCAGCAGACGCAGATCTTTTAAGGAGTTCCGCTTTCTTAGATCGTGTAGCGAGAGGACATGTAAATGGACTAGCACAAGCCTTCAATTTACAGCGAGGCGGTGGCGGTGGTGGAACCATCTATCGTGTCCAAGTTGGTGCATTCTCCGTTCGAGCCAATGCGGACCAACAGCAAGCGAGATTAAGAGCCGATGGCTATGAATCCATTATTGTACAAAGTGGTTCCCTGTTCCTCGTGCAGGCAGGTGCCTTTTCAGTCAGAGCGAATGCAGATGCACTTGCGAGTGAACTGCGTGGGCGAGGGTATG